In Amia ocellicauda isolate fAmiCal2 chromosome 7, fAmiCal2.hap1, whole genome shotgun sequence, one genomic interval encodes:
- the LOC136753827 gene encoding coiled-coil domain-containing protein 81-like encodes MSLQKAVYVRGLGTYTWSVRKVDMGNGVVLTRRPIFQISAKAAQRHGLKQRKVLAVGDVRVVPVNFTALARGTPFDRNTVERCVHRSVQLLLRGMAAQGSIFTFAGMGVLSLCNGNVLMNFRKPFLDAVSTVERRTMQKEGHKPPAGVSEEPDRSLKPTAARGRQAGKGRRLDYSMPSRCCVPELEQKAQTPVSSRPIPLGSECAAHERAGQVRERPAGRRDQRRPKDQPAQRRPTDHLSQKSHTDQPNQRRPTDQPGQEPPRKRATLMRGSLFNSILCQIQKQEALRMTRKERVAERITRYETFHGMRESQDMWAHRADTKPRHREQTKRSFIRSSSHQLMDQCVKSCRKRRTTNC; translated from the exons ATGTCTCTCCAGAAG GCAGTTTATGTGCGGGGCCTGGGCACCTACACCTGGTCCGTGCGGAAGGTGGATATGGGAAATGGGGTTGTTTTAACCCGCAGACCCATCTTCCAAATTTCTGCAAAGGCTGCCCAAAGGCATGGGCTAAAGCAGCGCAAGGTGCTTGCTGTAG GCGATGTGCGGGTCGTCCCCGTAAATTTCACGGCGCTGGCACGGGGGACCCCGTTTGATAGGAACACAGTAGAGCGCTGTGTGCACAGGAGCGTGCAGCTGCTCCTCCGAGGCATGGCCGCCCAGGGCAGCATCTTCACCTTCGCCGGCATGGGCGTGCTGTCCCTGTGCAATGGCAATGTTCTGATGAACTTCAGAAAGCCGTTCCTGGATGCCGTGTCCACAGTGGAGAGAAGGACCATGCAGAAGGAGGGGCACAAACCCCCTGCTGGAGTGAGTGAGGAGCCGGACAGGAGCCTGAAGCCCACCGCAGCACgagggaggcaggcaggcaaAGG gCGGAGACTGGACTATTCCATGCCATCTCGGTGTTGTGTCCCTGAGCTGGAGCAGAAGGCACAGACACCGGTGTCCAGTCGTCCCATccccctgggctctgaatgTGCCGCCCATGAGCGCGCAGGACAG GTGAGGGAGAGACCAGCAGGTCGCCGGGACCAGAGGAGGCCCAAAGACCAGCCAGCCCAGAGAAGGCCCACTGACCACCTGAGCCAGAAAAGTCACACAGACCAGCCAAACCAGAGACGGCCCACAGACCAGCCGGGCCAAGAGCCACCACGCAAGAGAGCAACCCTAATGAGAGGATCTCTCTTTAACAGCATTCTGTGTCAGATTCAGAAGCAGGAGGCGCTCAGGATGACAAGGAAGGA GCGGGTTGCTGAACGCATCACTCGCTACGAGACCTTCCACGGCATGCGGGAATCACAGGACATGTGGGCACACAGAGCTGACACCAAACCCCGGCACCGAGAGCAGACCAAGCGCAGCTTCATCAG GTCTAGCAGCCACCAGCTCATGGACCAGTGTGTGAAGTCCTGCCGAAAGAGACGCACCACCAACTGTTAA